Proteins from a genomic interval of Trifolium pratense cultivar HEN17-A07 linkage group LG6, ARS_RC_1.1, whole genome shotgun sequence:
- the LOC123889204 gene encoding ylmG homolog protein 1-2, chloroplastic-like — protein NLSIRTAPPTKSLLILSNNHKRRTITCSNNHTAPPEEDILSGSTRTVTTILGVAALCIKAFVTILPPPDLSLSIGVSSSSMFFASIMKRSTQGSLNTPLTVVAAGLKKWLDIYSGVLLVRVLLSWFPNIPWERQPLSAIRDLCDPYLSLFRNIIPPVFNSLDISPLLAFAVLGTLANILTVPV, from the coding sequence AACCTATCCATCCGCACCGCACCTCCGACGAAATCTCTTCTTATTCTTTCAAACAATCACAAACGCCGAACCATTACTTGTTCAAACAATCACACCGCACCACCAGAAGAAGATATTCTGTCCGGTTCCACTCGAACTGTCACTACTATACTTGGCGTGGCGGCTTTATGTATCAAAGCTTTCGTAACCATTCTTCCACCGCCGGATCTATCTTTATCAATCGGAGTTTCATCTTCATCGATGTTCTTTGCTTCTATTATGAAAAGAAGTACTCAGGGGTCGTTGAACACTCCGTTGACTGTTGTTGCTGCTGGATTGAAGAAATGGCTGGATATTTACAGCGGTGTTTTGTTAGTTAGGGTTTTGCTGAGTTGGTTTCCAAATATTCCATGGGAAAGACAGCCATTATCAGCAATTAGGGATCTTTGTGATCCTTATCTTAGTTTATTTAGGAATATTATTCCACCCGTTTTCAATTCTCTTGATATTAGTCCTCTTCTCGCTTTTGCTGTATTGGGTACTCTTGCTAATATCCTCACTGTTCCTGTTTAG